ACCACGTTCTATTGTAGcgtttatcttttcactttccctTTTTACCCAGACTTGTCTGTAAGGTACACAAGAGTAGTGACTGTGTCTTCCTCATGTTCTGAACCCCATAGAGCCTGGCATGTAATAGGAGCTCAATATGTGTTTGCCAAGTCAAGTTCATCAGCAAATGTGATTACCCCAGTCCTCTGTACTTGGTGACACTCAGTCCAGAGGCTGAAGGTTCTACAGAAGGTTCATCTTTTTCACTTTCTCTATTATCCATCAAGCTACCATCAGTCCCTGCTGATAGATGGCTTTGCCATCAGAAAAACGGAATGCAAGAGATGGGACATGGAAGTGGGCAGCCATGGGCTCCCTCTACCTCCTTGGCTCAGCTTTCAATGTCATTCCCTCAGAAATTCCTGAGTCGGTGAACCCTCCACCCACCTGCTGCCTGAAGTATCATGAGAAAGTATTGCCAAGAAAAATGGTGGTGAGATACAGAAAGGCCCTCAACTGTTACCTGCCAGCAATCATGTAAGCACCGCTCTGCAGACATTTCtatggagagggaaggggagcccAAGGCTGGAGTGGGGTGCACAGAACCAAGTCTCCATGCTAGAACAGGAGAACAGTGGTTAAGGGCCTGGGCTTTGACTCTCACGGGACAGGCCTGGGTTTCGTTCTTGATTTTTGCCACTTACAGTTGTGTGGCCCAAGAAAGGGTGGCCATAATGAAACCCAAGCCTGAGGGTCTAGGCTGAGTGGGGAAGGGGCTGAATGAAGAGATGATGAGGTCTAGAGGCCAGAGAGGGAGGTCTTCTGAGGGGACCCAGATGGGGGAGGCCTAGGGAGGTGCTACAGGGCATGAGGCAAGCCCGCTGTGAGCTAGAAATGGGGGAGTGTGGACTGGACCCCCAACATACTCTATGACCCATGACAGTCTAACTCTGCCCCCACAGCTTCATCACCAGAAGGAAACGAGAGATCTGTACCAACCCCAAAGACGAATGGGTCCAAGAATACATCAAGGATCCCAGACTACCTTTGCATCCTTCCAGGAAGTTGGTCTAGGTTAACATTATTCAATCTGAGAAAGGTCAACCCCAGATCCTCAACTCCCCATGGCGGTCAGGCCTCAGCGGGAGCccaagtttgggggaaaaaaaggtgtaACCCTGTGAAAATGCAGACAGCCTTGTGGTCTGAATGACAGAGTTACATTCAGAGAAGCAGGCCAGTGATCCCACAACGTAATTTAAAGtgtttcaaatatattctcaatcTCTGGAGGAAATGCCAAAGTTAAGGGAGGAGAGCAGGGATACATTCTTAATGCACAGGAAAGCATCTTTCACATCCCCTCCTTGCTCTGCTTTCAGAGCCTCACATCACTCCAGCCATTCTAAATGATCAGACCACCTCTGGCCTCTCACTCATTGAGACCCAGAGGACTCTAGACTTTTCCTGTCCACCCTTACCCCTTTTCTAGgtctcttttttcttctattatcttttcttttaaaacataacttttttctttGCAGGCCAGGGTGGGAATATTCAAATACTAGTGATTTTTGTCGCTGTTGCAGAGGTTTTGCTGGATCCCCTGATATTGGGTCTTTCCCAGGGTGACGTGTGTACAGACAGTGCCAAAACAGAAAAGGAGGTGTGAATCCCTAGCTCCCACTCTAAGCTTTGCATGGCAAGGGAAGGGCATTAGACCAGGTTGGGGATAAAAATCTTGATCTAAAACGCAAccattcaataaataaaatttcctttattGCCAACTTGATTTCTAATTTCCTGCCTGCTTTCTGCTAGGGTGGCAGAAACTTAATCACAGTTTTTTCAGGGGCTTCTCCACATTCCCCTGAGAAATTTGTCAATTTGGGGGACTGGAAAGTTTACATGGTACCAAGGCCAGACATATATACTCAATCTCCCCTTCTCCCTACCCCTCTGTCCCCAGCTCAACAACAGGGAGGGGGctcaaacaaaatccaacattcCCCCAAAACGGTGTTATGCAGGCAAAGCAAAATCAGGCAACTAAAGCTATTTAATTAGAGAAACAAATAAATTTGCTGAAGTGATCATTCTGAGGACTGGCCATCCAATGACTTGGATTCTGATAAACTGACCCATGCCTGCCCCCAGTGGCCCGTAGTGGTACTGCATCatcctgcctccctgcctccccaccacAACTGAAGCTAATCTATCCAGATGGCCACCTGACTCCAGATGGCCAGTGAGACTCTCTCTTAGAAAGATGAAATTTGGACCAGAGAAACGAGTACTGGTTGCTGTTCGAGCATCGTCCCAAGGGAAGTTCATTGTCCCTGTGAACTCATCCACTGAAGCCCCTGGAGCTGCCCTacttcctgtccccactccaggCTTGGAGATTTGGTTAATCTCAGTTCCATGAGATGCCCCAGCATTCTTCCCA
This is a stretch of genomic DNA from Eschrichtius robustus isolate mEscRob2 chromosome 20, mEscRob2.pri, whole genome shotgun sequence. It encodes these proteins:
- the CCL16 gene encoding C-C motif chemokine 16; translation: MTRKETVSVQPPKPNCPTERMKVSVVALSLLILILTITSAVHSQPKIPESVNPPPTCCLKYHEKVLPRKMVVRYRKALNCYLPAIIFITRRKREICTNPKDEWVQEYIKDPRLPLHPSRKLV